One window of Gloeothece citriformis PCC 7424 genomic DNA carries:
- the trpB gene encoding tryptophan synthase subunit beta, which yields MISIERNEITSSQFLTRPDRLGRFGKFGGKYVPETLMPALDELEAAFHQYRNDPNFNEELQHLLKDYVGRPSPLYFAQRLTEYYARPDGTGPQIYLKREDLNHTGAHKINNAIAQVLLAKRMGKRRIIAETGAGQHGVATATACARFGLECVVYMGIHDMERQALNVFRMKLMGATVQDVSAGTGTLKDATSEAIRDWVTNVENTHYILGSVAGPHPYPMLVREFHAIIGKETKQQSDEKWGELPDILLACVGGGSNAIGLFHEFVDEQGVRLIGVEAAGEGVNSSKHAATLTQGRVGVLHGAMSYLLQDQDGQVIEAHSISAGLDYPGVGPEHSYLKEIGRAEYYSVTDAQALEAFERVSRLEGIIPALETAHAFAYLETLCPSLEGSPRIVINCSGRGDKDVQTVAKFWQQ from the coding sequence ATGATTAGCATTGAAAGAAACGAAATTACATCTTCCCAATTTTTAACTAGACCCGATCGCCTTGGACGGTTTGGAAAATTTGGGGGTAAATATGTTCCAGAAACCCTCATGCCGGCTCTCGATGAATTAGAAGCCGCTTTTCATCAATACCGTAACGATCCCAATTTTAATGAAGAACTCCAACACCTTTTAAAAGATTATGTAGGACGACCAAGCCCCCTTTACTTTGCTCAACGTCTAACCGAGTATTACGCCCGTCCCGATGGCACAGGCCCCCAAATTTACCTCAAACGGGAAGATTTAAACCATACCGGGGCACATAAAATTAATAACGCCATCGCTCAAGTTCTATTAGCAAAACGCATGGGTAAACGGCGTATTATTGCCGAAACCGGAGCCGGACAGCATGGGGTAGCCACTGCTACGGCTTGCGCTCGTTTTGGGTTAGAATGCGTGGTTTATATGGGCATCCATGATATGGAACGGCAAGCCCTCAATGTTTTTCGTATGAAGTTAATGGGAGCTACCGTACAAGATGTGTCCGCAGGAACCGGAACTCTTAAAGATGCGACTTCTGAAGCGATTCGAGACTGGGTCACTAACGTAGAAAATACTCACTATATTTTAGGCTCGGTTGCTGGCCCTCATCCATATCCGATGTTGGTTCGGGAGTTTCACGCCATTATCGGTAAAGAGACAAAACAACAAAGCGATGAGAAATGGGGAGAATTACCCGATATTCTACTGGCTTGTGTGGGTGGCGGTTCTAATGCGATCGGATTGTTTCATGAGTTTGTTGATGAACAGGGTGTAAGATTGATCGGGGTTGAAGCCGCCGGGGAAGGGGTTAACTCTTCTAAACACGCAGCAACTCTCACTCAAGGAAGAGTAGGGGTTTTACATGGCGCGATGAGCTATTTACTTCAAGATCAAGATGGACAAGTGATCGAGGCTCATTCTATTAGTGCGGGTCTTGATTATCCTGGGGTAGGGCCAGAACATAGTTATTTAAAAGAAATTGGCCGGGCTGAGTATTACAGTGTTACTGATGCACAAGCTTTAGAGGCGTTTGAGAGGGTTTCTCGTTTGGAGGGGATTATTCCGGCGTTGGAAACGGCTCACGCTTTCGCTTATTTGGAAACTCTTTGCCCCAGTCTTGAGGGTAGTCCCCGCATTGTCATTAATTGTTCTGGACGTGGGGATAAAGATGTGCAAACTGTGGCTAAGTTTTGGCAACAGTAA
- the trpA gene encoding tryptophan synthase subunit alpha: protein MMTNSISNRFKSLKARNQCAMIPFITAGDPDLETTAAALKILDRSGADFIELGVPYSDPLADGPVIQAAATRALQKGIQLDHVLDLVATVSPSLTAPIILFTYYNPILNRGIKNFMSQIAQAGAKGLVIPDLPIDEASEVLEIAGSEGIEVILLVAPTSNDARIKAITEKSQGFIYLVSVTGVTGMRSQIQGRVKTILSDIRHLTDKPIGIGFGIKSGEQAKELKEWGADAVIVGSAFVKRLATDNPQEGLRAIEEFAHELKSAISQQSLVISH from the coding sequence ATGATGACTAATTCAATTTCTAATCGGTTTAAAAGTTTAAAAGCTCGTAATCAATGCGCCATGATTCCTTTTATTACCGCAGGGGATCCGGATTTAGAAACAACCGCAGCCGCCCTCAAAATATTAGACCGCAGTGGGGCTGATTTTATCGAATTAGGCGTTCCTTACAGCGATCCTTTAGCAGACGGGCCGGTGATTCAAGCGGCGGCTACTCGTGCTTTACAAAAAGGGATTCAATTAGATCATGTTTTGGATTTAGTGGCAACCGTCAGCCCTAGCTTAACTGCTCCGATTATTTTATTTACTTACTATAATCCCATCTTAAATCGAGGCATTAAAAATTTTATGTCTCAAATTGCTCAGGCAGGGGCTAAAGGGTTAGTCATCCCCGATCTACCTATAGATGAAGCAAGTGAGGTATTAGAAATCGCGGGGAGTGAAGGAATTGAGGTTATTTTGTTGGTCGCTCCGACTTCTAATGATGCAAGAATTAAGGCGATCACCGAAAAATCCCAAGGGTTTATTTATCTAGTCAGCGTCACGGGTGTAACGGGAATGCGTTCTCAAATTCAGGGACGAGTCAAAACAATACTTTCTGACATACGCCATTTGACTGATAAACCGATCGGCATTGGGTTTGGGATTAAGAGCGGTGAACAGGCCAAAGAATTGAAGGAGTGGGGCGCAGATGCGGTTATTGTTGGGAGTGCTTTCGTTAAGCGCTTGGCAACGGATAACCCCCAAGAAGGTCTTCGAGCGATTGAAGAGTTTGCCCATGAACTAAAATCTGCCATTAGTCAGCAGTCATTGGTTATTAGTCATTAG
- the trpC gene encoding indole-3-glycerol phosphate synthase TrpC yields the protein MQTYSPLSSETAQQKTPTILAKIVEHKKQEVAKLRSRYSKEELQHKIKNISEPKNFLRAIKASSRKPSLIAEVKKASPSKGIIRADFDPVKIAQAYQLSNAACLSVLTDEKFFCGSFDNLFKVRQAVSLPLLCKEFIIDPIQITLARLKGADAVLLIAAILSDQDLQFFLNLIQSLGMEALIEVHTALELDRVLKLSGIRLLGINNRNLEDFSVDLNTTDQLINRRRKEIKNLGITVVSESGLYTKTDLDFVLKSGADAVLIGESLVKQTDIETAVNNLYSEQLTVNS from the coding sequence ATGCAGACTTATTCCCCTTTATCGTCTGAAACAGCCCAACAAAAAACACCGACTATTTTGGCGAAAATTGTTGAGCATAAAAAGCAAGAAGTAGCCAAATTACGTTCACGTTATTCTAAGGAAGAATTACAGCATAAAATTAAGAACATTAGTGAGCCAAAAAACTTTTTAAGAGCTATAAAAGCTAGTTCTCGTAAACCTAGCTTAATTGCCGAAGTCAAAAAAGCTTCACCGAGTAAAGGAATTATTCGGGCAGATTTTGACCCTGTAAAAATTGCTCAAGCATATCAACTTAGCAATGCCGCTTGTTTATCAGTGCTAACGGATGAAAAGTTCTTCTGTGGCAGTTTTGATAACTTGTTTAAAGTTCGGCAAGCTGTATCTTTACCTTTACTGTGTAAAGAATTTATTATTGACCCGATCCAAATAACTTTAGCAAGACTTAAAGGGGCTGATGCAGTGTTACTCATCGCTGCCATTCTATCAGACCAAGACCTTCAATTTTTTCTAAATTTAATCCAAAGTTTAGGCATGGAAGCCTTGATAGAAGTTCATACGGCTCTAGAACTCGATCGAGTGTTAAAGCTTTCTGGAATAAGATTATTAGGAATCAATAATCGAAATTTAGAAGACTTTTCAGTCGATCTAAACACAACAGATCAACTCATCAATCGGAGACGGAAAGAAATCAAAAATTTAGGAATTACAGTTGTCAGTGAATCAGGTTTATACACTAAAACTGACCTAGATTTTGTCTTAAAAAGTGGAGCGGATGCGGTTTTGATTGGAGAATCTCTAGTCAAACAAACCGATATAGAAACCGCCGTCAATAATCTTTACAGTGAACAGTTAACAGTTAACAGTTAA
- a CDS encoding anthranilate synthase, with translation MTLTSHRYTTRGGIRVSRSTVEISRDTAFNNILSRIDQERGGLLTSSYEYPGRYKRWAIGFINPPLELATRDRSFTITALNKRGRRLLAYLSVYLAAHPQLQNLIIDKNFITGEVVPTTELFPEEERSKQPSVFTIIREIQQAFYSNEDEHLGLYGAFGYDLVFQFEPITQHLKRPVDQRDLVLYLPDELVIVDYYLDRAYCFQYDFETERGTTHGLPRTGAIIDYRGLRLNNKTVSDHLPGEYGKLQVEKAKEYFRRGDLFEVVPSQNFFSVCEESPAQLFRTLQKINPSPYGFIFNLGGEYLIGASPEMFVRVEGKCVETCPISGTISRGQDAIDDAAKIRTLLNSLKDEAELTMCTDVDRNDKSRICEPGSVKVIGRRQIELYSHLIHTVDHVEGILRPEFDALDAFLSHTWAVTVTGAPKRKAIEFIEKHERSSRRWYGGAVGYLAFNGDLNTGLILRTIRLKDSIAEVRVGATVLYDSIPEAEEQETLTKAAALFQTLRGSQQKLDSTDTIKPSVINQQASKKVLLIDYEDSFVHTLANYIRCSGATVKTLRHGFSESVFDQELPNLVVLSPGPGQPSDFKVKSTITACMKRNIPIFGVCLGLQGIVEAFGGKLGVLKYPQHGKLSQIQVIDPDSILFKGLPSSFEVGRYHSLYALPEELPPQLKVTAVSGDGVIMAIEHKTLPISAVQFHPESIMTLAGGVGLAIIKNICQEYATKSEQLTVTNHSREVN, from the coding sequence ATGACTTTAACATCTCATCGTTATACCACTAGAGGCGGTATTCGAGTGTCTCGCTCCACAGTGGAGATTTCTAGAGACACAGCATTTAATAATATCTTATCTCGTATAGATCAAGAGCGAGGAGGCTTACTAACCAGCAGTTATGAATATCCAGGCCGATATAAAAGATGGGCGATCGGATTTATTAACCCTCCCCTTGAACTCGCTACGCGGGATCGATCGTTTACCATTACCGCACTCAATAAGCGAGGAAGACGGCTTTTAGCTTATTTATCTGTCTATTTAGCCGCTCATCCCCAATTACAAAACCTAATTATTGATAAAAATTTTATCACTGGGGAAGTCGTACCTACGACGGAGTTATTCCCAGAAGAAGAAAGAAGTAAACAACCTTCTGTCTTTACGATTATTCGAGAAATTCAACAAGCTTTTTATAGTAACGAAGATGAACATTTAGGGCTTTATGGTGCGTTTGGTTACGATTTAGTCTTTCAGTTTGAACCAATTACCCAGCATCTTAAAAGACCTGTAGATCAACGAGATTTAGTCTTATATTTACCTGATGAATTAGTCATTGTTGATTACTATTTAGATAGAGCTTATTGTTTTCAATATGATTTTGAAACCGAGCGGGGGACGACTCATGGTTTACCCCGTACAGGAGCAATCATTGATTATCGGGGGTTGCGTCTAAACAATAAAACTGTCTCAGATCATCTCCCCGGAGAATATGGCAAACTTCAAGTCGAAAAAGCAAAAGAATATTTTCGTCGGGGAGATCTTTTTGAAGTTGTTCCTTCTCAAAACTTTTTCTCAGTTTGTGAAGAATCTCCCGCTCAATTATTTCGCACCCTACAAAAAATTAATCCCAGTCCTTACGGATTTATTTTCAATTTAGGGGGAGAATATCTTATTGGTGCATCCCCGGAAATGTTCGTGCGGGTTGAAGGAAAATGTGTCGAAACCTGTCCCATCAGTGGAACGATCAGCCGGGGACAAGATGCGATCGACGATGCCGCTAAAATCCGAACCTTGCTAAATTCCCTCAAGGATGAAGCAGAATTAACCATGTGTACCGATGTCGATCGTAACGACAAATCTCGAATTTGTGAACCCGGTTCGGTTAAAGTCATTGGTCGTCGTCAGATCGAATTATATAGCCATCTGATTCATACCGTCGATCATGTAGAGGGAATTTTACGCCCTGAATTTGATGCTCTAGATGCCTTTTTAAGCCATACTTGGGCAGTTACCGTCACGGGCGCTCCCAAACGAAAAGCGATCGAGTTTATTGAAAAACATGAACGCAGTTCTAGACGGTGGTATGGTGGGGCTGTCGGATATTTAGCCTTTAATGGTGATTTAAATACCGGTTTAATTTTACGAACCATACGGCTTAAAGATTCGATCGCAGAGGTTCGAGTTGGGGCAACAGTGCTTTATGATTCCATTCCTGAAGCCGAAGAACAAGAAACCCTCACCAAAGCCGCCGCCCTGTTTCAAACCCTAAGAGGGAGTCAACAGAAATTAGACTCAACAGATACTATAAAACCTTCTGTCATCAACCAGCAAGCAAGTAAAAAAGTCTTATTAATTGACTATGAGGATTCTTTTGTTCACACTCTAGCGAACTATATTCGCTGTTCGGGAGCAACCGTTAAAACTCTGCGTCATGGCTTCTCCGAATCAGTTTTTGACCAAGAATTACCCAATTTAGTCGTCCTATCTCCTGGCCCGGGTCAACCCAGTGATTTTAAAGTTAAATCAACTATCACCGCCTGTATGAAGCGAAACATCCCTATTTTTGGGGTTTGTTTAGGGTTACAGGGAATTGTAGAAGCCTTTGGCGGTAAATTGGGAGTTCTCAAATATCCCCAACATGGTAAATTATCTCAAATTCAAGTCATTGATCCTGACTCAATCTTATTTAAAGGTTTACCATCTTCTTTTGAAGTCGGAAGATACCATTCCTTGTATGCCTTACCCGAAGAATTACCCCCTCAATTAAAAGTAACTGCCGTTTCTGGGGATGGGGTAATTATGGCCATCGAGCATAAAACATTACCGATCTCAGCAGTGCAGTTTCATCCAGAATCAATTATGACTCTAGCGGGGGGTGTTGGTTTAGCAATCATCAAAAATATTTGTCAAGAATATGCAACGAAGAGTGAACAGTTAACAGTGACTAATCACTCAAGAGAAGTAAATTAG
- a CDS encoding thiamine pyrophosphate-dependent enzyme, producing the protein MTDKYPKSTSTNTTLIKTNSNDHKNGHLPLATKNINIQPSYKDETRNGSDGDSLTVAQGIVKILEDMGIREAFGVSGGAMATLWGALSNSPLIDVIHCRHEGGAAFAATEAYFASNRPIVVFTTAGPGITNALTGLLAARDEGAKIILLSACTSAPQRGRWAIQETSSNTIPKGGLFTPGVLFNYASVLESPKELPQIAKKLALGLSQSRGYVAHISIPTGIQSAVLEESLPSVKLTPIIPAPSPQALQKAIELLTEGDFAIWLGFGARSAAGLIRQLAEKTGAGVMCSPRAKGIFPENHPLFVGVTGLGGHESVIDYMQKHKPLRTLVLGTRLGEPTSFWSDLMIPEKGFVHVDIDPSVPGVAYPHAETFPILSDVATFVSALLQNWPSDASPAKNPSLPTPEGAIIEPATSDLVRPAVLMMAIQRLIIDSSDAVILAESGNSFTWATHLLRFEQGNRYRVSTGVGSMGHTVTGVVGAAWSRQGKAVAIVGDGSMLMNSEVSTAVKYQIPAVWIVLNDGCYNMCRQGMLLLGLKGADPMLPDTNFALMARAMGAKGIRVETESDLEPALKEAMASNAPVVIDIAIDPNCMAPSKGRNRSLKAQGVEIESSSKKQDHQISFPLV; encoded by the coding sequence ATGACTGATAAATATCCAAAATCGACTTCTACTAATACAACCCTAATCAAGACAAATTCTAACGATCATAAAAATGGTCATCTTCCTCTTGCTACAAAAAATATTAATATTCAACCCAGTTACAAAGACGAGACTAGAAACGGAAGTGATGGAGACTCATTAACCGTTGCTCAGGGGATCGTCAAAATTCTTGAAGATATGGGCATAAGAGAGGCTTTTGGGGTATCAGGAGGGGCAATGGCCACCCTTTGGGGCGCTTTATCTAACAGTCCTCTCATTGATGTCATACACTGTCGTCATGAAGGAGGGGCAGCCTTCGCAGCCACAGAAGCTTACTTTGCCAGTAATCGCCCTATCGTCGTCTTTACCACCGCCGGGCCGGGAATTACGAACGCATTAACCGGACTGTTAGCGGCTCGTGATGAAGGCGCTAAAATTATTCTGCTGTCTGCTTGTACCTCAGCACCACAAAGAGGACGTTGGGCAATTCAAGAAACCAGTAGTAACACGATTCCCAAAGGAGGACTTTTTACCCCTGGAGTCCTGTTCAATTATGCCTCAGTTCTGGAATCTCCTAAAGAATTGCCTCAAATCGCTAAAAAACTTGCTCTCGGTTTATCTCAATCTCGTGGCTATGTAGCTCACATTAGTATTCCTACAGGCATTCAATCTGCTGTATTAGAAGAGTCTTTACCGAGTGTAAAGTTAACTCCCATTATCCCTGCTCCCAGTCCGCAGGCACTTCAAAAAGCCATTGAATTACTCACAGAAGGGGACTTTGCTATTTGGCTCGGTTTTGGCGCTCGTTCCGCAGCCGGATTAATTCGCCAACTGGCGGAAAAAACTGGGGCGGGGGTGATGTGTTCTCCTCGTGCTAAAGGAATTTTTCCTGAAAATCATCCTTTATTTGTAGGAGTTACCGGATTAGGGGGTCACGAATCCGTAATTGATTATATGCAAAAGCATAAACCCTTGCGGACTTTGGTCTTAGGAACTCGTTTAGGTGAACCTACTTCTTTCTGGAGTGACTTAATGATTCCTGAGAAGGGATTTGTTCATGTTGATATCGATCCGAGTGTGCCCGGAGTTGCTTATCCCCATGCTGAAACTTTCCCGATTTTGTCGGATGTAGCTACATTTGTGTCTGCTTTGCTGCAAAACTGGCCATCTGATGCTAGTCCGGCAAAAAACCCCTCTCTACCGACACCAGAAGGAGCAATCATTGAGCCAGCAACCAGTGATTTAGTCAGACCTGCCGTTTTAATGATGGCTATCCAACGGCTGATTATTGACAGCAGTGACGCGGTAATCCTGGCTGAATCTGGAAATTCCTTTACTTGGGCTACCCATTTACTCAGATTTGAGCAAGGGAATCGTTATCGAGTCAGTACCGGTGTGGGTTCGATGGGTCACACTGTAACGGGAGTTGTCGGTGCGGCCTGGAGTCGTCAAGGAAAAGCCGTTGCTATTGTTGGGGATGGTTCAATGCTGATGAATAGTGAAGTCAGCACCGCCGTAAAATATCAAATTCCCGCCGTTTGGATTGTTCTCAATGACGGTTGTTACAATATGTGTCGCCAGGGAATGCTGTTACTCGGACTCAAAGGAGCAGATCCCATGCTTCCTGATACGAATTTTGCTCTGATGGCTCGTGCGATGGGTGCAAAAGGAATTCGCGTCGAAACCGAATCTGATTTAGAACCAGCACTGAAAGAAGCAATGGCTAGCAATGCACCAGTCGTTATAGATATAGCGATCGATCCTAACTGTATGGCCCCATCGAAGGGACGCAACCGCAGTTTAAAAGCTCAAGGAGTTGAGATTGAATCGAGTTCTAAAAAGCAAGATCATCAGATTTCTTTTCCTTTAGTTTAA
- the scyB gene encoding tryptophan dehydrogenase ScyB yields MKLFETVTEMGHEQVLFCHDKERKLKAIIAIHNTNLGAAMGATRLWPYPSEADALRDVLRLSRGMTYKAACANIPMGGGKAVIIANPEDKTEDLLRAYGRFVDSLNGRFITGQDVNLSPDDVRNIYKETKYVVGRSEKSGGPAPMTALGVLLGIKAAVEFRFQQTNLEGLKVAIQGLGNVGQNLCKHLHDHKAQLFVSDIDPQKAEKMHRLYGATIVDSREIYSLDVDIFSPCALGGIINSKTIPMLRANIIAGAANNQLENEILDGRLLQDKGILYCPDYVINAGGLINVYNEMIGYEEEKAFSQLNNIYNTLLEIFNLAKTQEITTFEAAQKIAEKRINQPHLLGVK; encoded by the coding sequence GTGAAACTGTTTGAAACTGTAACAGAAATGGGTCATGAGCAAGTGCTTTTTTGCCATGACAAAGAGCGAAAGTTAAAGGCCATTATTGCTATTCATAACACCAATTTAGGGGCAGCGATGGGAGCAACTCGTTTATGGCCTTACCCCAGTGAAGCGGATGCTTTACGAGATGTTTTACGTCTCAGTCGGGGGATGACTTATAAAGCGGCCTGTGCGAATATTCCTATGGGAGGAGGAAAAGCAGTTATTATTGCTAATCCTGAAGATAAAACCGAAGATCTCTTAAGAGCTTATGGTCGTTTTGTTGATAGTTTAAATGGGCGTTTTATTACGGGACAAGATGTTAATCTTTCTCCGGATGATGTCCGCAATATTTATAAAGAGACAAAATATGTGGTCGGTCGCTCCGAGAAATCGGGAGGGCCTGCTCCTATGACCGCTCTTGGAGTTTTATTAGGCATAAAAGCAGCCGTTGAGTTTCGTTTTCAGCAAACCAATCTTGAAGGATTAAAAGTTGCTATTCAAGGACTGGGAAATGTCGGTCAAAATTTGTGTAAACATTTACATGATCATAAAGCTCAACTATTTGTGAGTGATATTGACCCCCAAAAAGCTGAAAAAATGCACCGTCTTTATGGAGCTACTATCGTAGATTCACGAGAGATTTACTCTCTTGATGTGGATATTTTTTCTCCTTGTGCCTTGGGAGGAATTATTAATAGTAAAACTATTCCTATGCTTCGAGCTAACATTATTGCTGGGGCTGCTAATAATCAGCTTGAAAATGAAATTTTAGATGGTCGATTACTTCAAGATAAAGGCATTCTTTATTGTCCAGATTATGTGATTAATGCAGGAGGATTAATTAATGTTTATAACGAGATGATTGGTTACGAAGAAGAAAAAGCCTTCAGTCAACTGAATAATATTTATAACACTCTTCTAGAAATATTCAATCTCGCTAAAACTCAAGAAATTACGACTTTTGAAGCGGCTCAAAAAATCGCCGAAAAGCGGATTAATCAACCTCACTTATTAGGTGTGAAATAA
- the scyC gene encoding scytonemin biosynthesis cyclase/decarboxylase ScyC (ScyC, an enzyme in the biosynthesis pathway for the cyanobacterial natural sunscreen scytonemin, performs a cyclization and decarboxylation on the compound ScyA produces.): MEENTFATSAYIANSPETVYEYLCSLENLNEWTLYSRMLEKIDENTWLGTASGYQHNLYYHVKRIDNPFFKGIEWHCGIEYQKYFQVYPVFLFSPDYIEPGSDDSGVYFHWLSFVDPKRRTPMIMQGIETVHTSECRSLKATLEKKAGHTCAAKGRYKIDTNTMFVDAPLELGFEFLRDLRNMEDWAHLLQSNGAIGTEEGEFLDEYNQKVTVTLRTHELNNFYLIEQNYFYPEHNFMQRCPVVIIPCSYAFGDPQAQGFILHQITFWPVDHELKHGKLQMQDFGAESMNIKRLLEAKAGNPDSFARGMSYMPSNGKTPTVARV, translated from the coding sequence ATGGAAGAAAACACATTTGCCACATCTGCTTATATTGCCAATTCACCTGAAACGGTTTACGAGTATCTCTGTAGTTTAGAAAATCTCAATGAGTGGACGCTTTACAGCCGAATGCTCGAAAAGATCGACGAAAATACCTGGTTAGGAACAGCATCAGGATATCAACATAATCTTTACTATCATGTCAAAAGAATCGATAATCCTTTTTTTAAAGGGATTGAATGGCATTGTGGTATTGAATATCAAAAATATTTCCAAGTTTATCCTGTTTTTCTGTTTTCTCCCGATTATATCGAACCCGGATCAGATGATAGTGGCGTTTACTTTCATTGGCTAAGTTTTGTCGATCCTAAACGGCGAACCCCAATGATTATGCAGGGAATTGAAACGGTGCATACTTCTGAATGTCGATCGCTCAAAGCGACGTTAGAGAAAAAAGCCGGTCATACCTGTGCAGCCAAAGGGCGTTATAAAATCGACACTAACACGATGTTTGTGGATGCGCCACTAGAATTAGGGTTTGAATTTTTAAGAGATTTACGGAACATGGAAGACTGGGCACATTTGTTACAGTCTAATGGGGCGATAGGCACAGAAGAAGGGGAATTTTTGGACGAATATAACCAAAAAGTAACCGTCACCTTACGAACTCATGAGTTAAATAACTTTTATTTAATTGAGCAGAATTATTTTTATCCCGAACACAACTTTATGCAGCGTTGTCCAGTGGTAATTATTCCCTGCTCTTATGCCTTTGGAGATCCCCAGGCGCAAGGGTTTATCCTACATCAGATTACTTTCTGGCCAGTCGATCACGAATTAAAACACGGCAAACTGCAAATGCAAGATTTTGGGGCTGAAAGTATGAATATTAAACGATTACTCGAAGCTAAAGCCGGAAATCCGGACAGTTTTGCACGCGGGATGAGCTATATGCCCAGTAATGGTAAAACTCCCACTGTGGCTAGGGTGTAA
- a CDS encoding ScyD/ScyE family protein: MSKSLKYTISVVTFGFSLLTGVTEAQAVTFSTTLTTVVDGLSNPRGLSFGPDGTLYVSEPGIGGDGECQPSPSTLFQPLCVGYNSSYLKITTDGKQERLFENFASVAEQPSGNQGAGLQDLQFDSLGNAYILTGFAGYPGNRDLELNILGSNYPIPPSQLNTFPPSPPEEVLDTPLLAKLFKADLNTGELTTIFDFGRYELTNNPDGGDVVTNPFDLSITGNTAYVTDGGGNTAYRINLDATGFDTIALPKQIFDSSILPPLPPGQELLDGLVEFLPPAEPGGQPQIAVQSVPTGGAIGPDGAFYVGEYLGFPYPEDSARIFRIGEDGVPEIFADGFNHITDLAFDENGNLLVLQFSDESQLNGDIRFLPGSLIQVAPDGTRTTLVAAGEGLESAAGLTIGPDNKIYITKRGVGPGLGEVVRVDVEVVPEPSSILGALTALGGGTWLKRQRKKLSDKNKAKV, translated from the coding sequence ATGAGCAAATCTCTGAAATACACCATTTCTGTGGTTACTTTTGGTTTTTCTCTCCTAACCGGAGTAACAGAAGCACAAGCGGTCACCTTTTCTACAACTCTAACTACAGTTGTGGATGGTTTAAGTAATCCGCGAGGTCTTAGCTTTGGCCCTGATGGTACTCTTTATGTATCAGAGCCGGGTATTGGGGGAGACGGAGAATGTCAGCCCTCTCCTAGTACACTGTTTCAACCCCTCTGTGTTGGCTACAACAGTTCGTACCTCAAAATCACGACCGATGGTAAGCAAGAGAGGCTATTTGAGAACTTCGCATCTGTAGCCGAACAACCCAGTGGTAATCAAGGAGCCGGTCTTCAAGATTTACAGTTTGATTCTCTAGGAAATGCTTACATTTTGACTGGGTTTGCCGGTTATCCAGGCAACCGAGATCTAGAATTAAATATTCTTGGTTCTAATTATCCAATTCCCCCCTCACAGCTTAATACTTTTCCTCCTTCTCCACCAGAGGAAGTGTTAGACACTCCTTTGCTAGCTAAACTCTTTAAAGCTGACTTGAACACTGGAGAATTAACTACTATTTTCGATTTTGGCAGATACGAACTCACCAATAATCCTGATGGTGGAGATGTCGTTACTAATCCCTTTGATTTATCCATCACTGGTAATACGGCTTATGTTACTGATGGGGGAGGCAATACGGCTTATCGAATTAATCTTGATGCGACTGGCTTCGATACTATTGCACTGCCTAAGCAAATTTTTGATAGCTCAATATTACCTCCTCTTCCACCAGGACAAGAGCTTTTAGATGGGCTAGTTGAGTTTTTACCTCCAGCAGAACCCGGAGGACAACCTCAGATAGCCGTTCAATCTGTTCCCACAGGTGGCGCAATCGGGCCTGATGGAGCTTTCTATGTTGGAGAATACTTAGGTTTCCCTTATCCAGAAGATAGTGCTCGGATTTTCCGTATTGGTGAAGATGGAGTGCCCGAAATTTTTGCCGATGGGTTTAACCACATCACAGACTTAGCCTTTGATGAAAATGGGAATTTGCTGGTATTACAATTTAGCGATGAATCACAATTAAATGGTGATATCAGATTTTTACCGGGTTCTTTAATCCAAGTTGCTCCTGATGGAACTCGCACAACCCTTGTGGCTGCCGGAGAAGGGTTAGAGTCGGCTGCGGGACTGACCATTGGCCCCGACAACAAGATTTATATTACCAAACGGGGTGTTGGCCCAGGACTAGGGGAAGTCGTTCGGGTTGATGTAGAGGTTGTTCCTGAACCCTCTTCAATTTTAGGTGCATTGACCGCTTTAGGAGGCGGTACTTGGCTCAAACGCCAGCGCAAAAAGCTATCTGACAAAAACAAAGCTAAAGTCTAA